ACTTACAAAACCATTTCAACACCTTCAGAAGAAGCGCTTTTTAAGGAAAAAGGCAGCAAATTCTTTGGTTATGCCTTTCCGGTAAGCTCTGAAATTCAGGTGAAGGAAATCCTCGAGCAGCTTAGAACCAAGCATTACAGTGCAAGGCATTGGTGTTATGCTTACCAATTCGGGACTGAAAAAGTCACCTTTCGCACGAACGATGACGGCGAACCCAATAATAGTGCAGGAATGCCAATATATGGGCAAATCCAGTCTTTTAAAGTAACTGATGTTTTAATTGTCGTCGTGCGTTATTTTGGTGGCGTGAAACTTGGCGTTGGCGGATTGATTTCAGCATACAGGACTGCAGCGCAAATGGCTTTGGAAAATTCCGAAATCATAGAGAAAATTATCCGTATACATTTCATCATCCATTTTGAATATAAGAACATGAATAAGGTAATGCGGATGATCCGTGAAAATCAACTCGAAATCGTTTCCCAGAAAATGAAAACTGATTGTGAAATTGAAATATCGTGCAGAAAAAAAACTTCGCAAACAGTTTTTGAAACATTCCATTCCGCATTCGAAATTGACATCAGGATCAAGGAATAACAACCATTTATTCGGATTTATTATC
This genomic stretch from Flavobacterium pallidum harbors:
- a CDS encoding IMPACT family protein encodes the protein MNPEVQDTYKTISTPSEEALFKEKGSKFFGYAFPVSSEIQVKEILEQLRTKHYSARHWCYAYQFGTEKVTFRTNDDGEPNNSAGMPIYGQIQSFKVTDVLIVVVRYFGGVKLGVGGLISAYRTAAQMALENSEIIEKIIRIHFIIHFEYKNMNKVMRMIRENQLEIVSQKMKTDCEIEISCRKKTSQTVFETFHSAFEIDIRIKE